One Pseudoliparis swirei isolate HS2019 ecotype Mariana Trench chromosome 4, NWPU_hadal_v1, whole genome shotgun sequence genomic window carries:
- the LOC130192606 gene encoding cytochrome P450 27C1 isoform X1 translates to MAILNRFTTAYWKNLQGDPRKKQLLILRALHKSAASEASGISAAGEEAMPDKLITPQDVGEKTRIMTLKEMPGPSIIGNLIEFIWKDGFSRIHEIQMEHRKKYGKIFKSRFGPQLVVSVADRDLVAEVLRAEGVAPQRANMESWKEYRDMMGSSTGLISAEGEDWLKMRSVLRQLIMRPRDVAVFSDGVNEVVDDLIKRVRILRAQEPDGATVVNVNDLFFKYSMEGVAAILYESRLGCLENEIPQETQDYIAALHLMFSSFKTTMYAGAIPKWLRPVIPKPWEEFCLSWDGLFRFSRLHVDKRLGEIKGQLERGEDVKGGLLTHLLITKEMTMEEIYANLTEMLLAGVDTTSFTLSWASYLMARHPHVQQQIFEEVSSTLGPGAVATADDVHRLPLVRGLVKETLRLFPVLPGNGRITQDDLVVGGYFIPKGTQLALCHYSTSFDEENFADASDFRPNRWIRKDSTDRVDNFGSIPFGYGIRSCIGKRVAELEMHLALTRLIQRFRICMSPLTADVKAKTHGLLCPAAPIHLQFIDREN, encoded by the exons ATGGCCATCCTGAATCGTTTTACGACCGCATATTGGAAGAATCTTCAAGGCGACCCGCGGAAGAAGCAGCTGTTGATTTTACGCGCCTTACACAAGTCGGCAGCCAGCGAGGCTTCTGGGATCTCTGCAGCTGGAGAAGAGGCCATGCCTGACAAACTGATCACACCGCAGGATGTCGGAGAGAAAACCAGAATCATGACCCTGAAGGAGATGCCTGGACCCAGCATCATCGGCAACTTGATCGAGTTCATCTGGAAAGACGGGTTTAGCAGAATTCATGAAATTCAG ATGGAGCACAGGAAGAAGTATGGCAAAATCTTCAAATCCCGTTTTGGGCCCCAGCTGGTGGTCTCAGTGGCCGACCGTGACTTGGTGGCTGAGGTGCTGAGGGCTGAGGGCGTGGCCCCTCAGAGAGCAAACATGGAGTCCTGGAAGGAGTACAGAGACATGATGGGCAGTTCCACTGGCCTTATCTCAGC TGAGGGAGAAGATTGGCTGAAGATGAGGAGCGTGCTCAGGCAGCTCATCATGCGTCCCCGTGATGTAGCGGTCTTCTCTGATGGCGTAAACGAAGtggtcgatgacctcatcaAGAGAGTTCGGATTCTGCGCGCCCAGGAGCCTGACGGAGCAACTGTCGTCAATGTGAATGACCTCTTCTTCAAATATTCCATGGAAG GTGTAGCAGCCATTTTGTACGAGTCCCGATTAGGCTGTTTGGAAAATGAGATTCCCCAGGAAACCCAAGACTACATCGCCGCGCTGCACCTCATGTTCAGCTCCTTCAAGACAACCATGTATGCCGGGGCCATCCCCAAGTGGCTCCGACCCGTCATCCCCAAACCATGGGAGGAGTTCTGTCTCTCCTGGGATGGCCTCTTCAGATTCA GCCGGTTACACGTTGATAAGAGGCTTGGCGAGATCAAGGGACAGCTGGAGCGGGGAGAGGACGTGAAGGGGGGACTGCTCACACACTTGCTCATTACCAAGGAGATGACCATGGAGGAGATTTACGCCAATTTAACGGAGATGCTACTGGCTGGGGtcgacacg ACATCATTCACCCTGTCCTGGGCCAGCTACCTGATGGCACGGCACCCGCATGTACAGCAGCAAATATTTGAGGAAGTGAGCTCAACTCTGGGACCAGGAGCAGTAGCCACGGCCGATGATGTCCATCGTCTGCCTCTCGTCAGAGGGCTGGTCAAAGAGACACTCAG GCTTTTTCCAGTTCTCCCTGGAAATGGACGGATTACCCAGGATGACTTGGTTGTGGGCGGATACTTCATCCCCAAAGGA ACTCAGTTGGCCCTTTGTCACTACTCCACATCTTTCGACGAAGAGAACTTTGCCGATGCTTCAGACTTTCGACCGAATCGCTGGATAAGGAAAGATTCCACGGATCGGGTCGACAACTTTGGCTCAATTCCCTTTGGCTACGGCATCAGGAGCTGCATTGGCAAGAGAGTAGCCGAGTTAGAGATGCATCTAGCTCTCACAAGG CTCATTCAAAGGTTCCGCATTTGCATGTCTCCGCTCACCGCTGATGTCAAGGCCAAAACCCACGGCCTGCTGTGCCCTGCTGCCCCCATCCACCTGCAGTTCATCGACCGGGAGAACTAG
- the LOC130192606 gene encoding cytochrome P450 27C1 isoform X2 yields MEHRKKYGKIFKSRFGPQLVVSVADRDLVAEVLRAEGVAPQRANMESWKEYRDMMGSSTGLISAEGEDWLKMRSVLRQLIMRPRDVAVFSDGVNEVVDDLIKRVRILRAQEPDGATVVNVNDLFFKYSMEGVAAILYESRLGCLENEIPQETQDYIAALHLMFSSFKTTMYAGAIPKWLRPVIPKPWEEFCLSWDGLFRFSRLHVDKRLGEIKGQLERGEDVKGGLLTHLLITKEMTMEEIYANLTEMLLAGVDTTSFTLSWASYLMARHPHVQQQIFEEVSSTLGPGAVATADDVHRLPLVRGLVKETLRLFPVLPGNGRITQDDLVVGGYFIPKGTQLALCHYSTSFDEENFADASDFRPNRWIRKDSTDRVDNFGSIPFGYGIRSCIGKRVAELEMHLALTRLIQRFRICMSPLTADVKAKTHGLLCPAAPIHLQFIDREN; encoded by the exons ATGGAGCACAGGAAGAAGTATGGCAAAATCTTCAAATCCCGTTTTGGGCCCCAGCTGGTGGTCTCAGTGGCCGACCGTGACTTGGTGGCTGAGGTGCTGAGGGCTGAGGGCGTGGCCCCTCAGAGAGCAAACATGGAGTCCTGGAAGGAGTACAGAGACATGATGGGCAGTTCCACTGGCCTTATCTCAGC TGAGGGAGAAGATTGGCTGAAGATGAGGAGCGTGCTCAGGCAGCTCATCATGCGTCCCCGTGATGTAGCGGTCTTCTCTGATGGCGTAAACGAAGtggtcgatgacctcatcaAGAGAGTTCGGATTCTGCGCGCCCAGGAGCCTGACGGAGCAACTGTCGTCAATGTGAATGACCTCTTCTTCAAATATTCCATGGAAG GTGTAGCAGCCATTTTGTACGAGTCCCGATTAGGCTGTTTGGAAAATGAGATTCCCCAGGAAACCCAAGACTACATCGCCGCGCTGCACCTCATGTTCAGCTCCTTCAAGACAACCATGTATGCCGGGGCCATCCCCAAGTGGCTCCGACCCGTCATCCCCAAACCATGGGAGGAGTTCTGTCTCTCCTGGGATGGCCTCTTCAGATTCA GCCGGTTACACGTTGATAAGAGGCTTGGCGAGATCAAGGGACAGCTGGAGCGGGGAGAGGACGTGAAGGGGGGACTGCTCACACACTTGCTCATTACCAAGGAGATGACCATGGAGGAGATTTACGCCAATTTAACGGAGATGCTACTGGCTGGGGtcgacacg ACATCATTCACCCTGTCCTGGGCCAGCTACCTGATGGCACGGCACCCGCATGTACAGCAGCAAATATTTGAGGAAGTGAGCTCAACTCTGGGACCAGGAGCAGTAGCCACGGCCGATGATGTCCATCGTCTGCCTCTCGTCAGAGGGCTGGTCAAAGAGACACTCAG GCTTTTTCCAGTTCTCCCTGGAAATGGACGGATTACCCAGGATGACTTGGTTGTGGGCGGATACTTCATCCCCAAAGGA ACTCAGTTGGCCCTTTGTCACTACTCCACATCTTTCGACGAAGAGAACTTTGCCGATGCTTCAGACTTTCGACCGAATCGCTGGATAAGGAAAGATTCCACGGATCGGGTCGACAACTTTGGCTCAATTCCCTTTGGCTACGGCATCAGGAGCTGCATTGGCAAGAGAGTAGCCGAGTTAGAGATGCATCTAGCTCTCACAAGG CTCATTCAAAGGTTCCGCATTTGCATGTCTCCGCTCACCGCTGATGTCAAGGCCAAAACCCACGGCCTGCTGTGCCCTGCTGCCCCCATCCACCTGCAGTTCATCGACCGGGAGAACTAG
- the ercc3 gene encoding general transcription and DNA repair factor IIH helicase subunit XPB isoform X1, which produces MGKKDKGDRDKKSKKRFYEEEEEEEEVVGSESQEAIPAAAGKHVEESSTKLDEYGAKDYRIQMLLKNDHTSRPLWVAPDGHIFLEAFSPVYKYAQDFMVAIAEPVCRPNHIHEYKLTAYSLYAAVSVGLQTSDIVEYLQKLSKTSVPDGIVQFIKLCTMSYGKVKLVLKHNRYFVESAFPDVIQRLLQDPVIRDCRLRTADGADTELITEVIQSKSLISKPIEEKGSTSTSQQPGDGQTLTQPVPDDIFSYYEQMDKEEEEEEETQTVSFEIRQEMIEELQKRCIQTEYPLLAEYDFRNDTVNPDINIDLKPTAVLRPYQEKSLRKMFGNGRARSGVIVLPCGAGKSLVGVTAACTVRKRCLVLGNSSVSVEQWKAQFKMWSTIDDSQICRFTSDAKDKPIGCSVAISTYSMLGHTTKRSWEAEKVMEWMRSQEWGLIILDEVHTIPAKMFRRVLTIVQAHCKMGLTATLVREDDKIVDLNFLIGPKLFEANWMELQNNGYIAKVQCAEVWCPMSPEFYREYVSIKTKKRILFYTMNPNKFRACQFLIRFHERRNDKIMVFADNVFALKEYAIRLNKPYIYGPTSQGERMQILQNFKHNPKINTIFISKVGDTSFDLPEANVLIQISSHGGSRRQEAQRLGRVLRAKKGMVAEEYNAYFYSLVSQDTQEMAYSTKRQRFLVDQGYSFKVITKLAGMEEEDLMFSTKDEQQQLLQKVLAASDLDAEEELVAGEVGGRPQFSRRTGTMSSMSGADDTVYMEYRGSKASLGKNIHPLFKRFRK; this is translated from the exons ATGGGTAAAAAAGATAAAGGAGATCGGG ACAAGAAGTCCAAAAAGCGTTTctatgaggaggaagaagaggaagaagaagtagtgGGCAGCGAGTCTCAGGAGGCCatacctgctgctgcagggaaaCATGTGGAGGAGTCCAGTACAAAACTGGATGAGTATGGTGCCAAAGACTACCGTATTCAGATGCTGTTAAAGAATGATCACACTTCACGCCCCCTTTGGGTG gctccaGATGGACACATCTTCCTGGAAGCCTTCTCACCAGTGTACAAGTACGCCCAGGATTTCATGGTGGCCATTGCCGAGCCAGTGTGCAGGCCTAACCATATCCACGAGTACAAGCTGACAGCATATTCCCTGTACGCAGCGGTCAGTGTGGGGCTGCAGACCTCTGATATTGTAGAATACCTGCAGAAACTCAGCAAGACGTCAGTACCTGATGGAATCGTGCAGTTCATTAAG CTCTGCACAATGAGCTATGGCAAAGTCAAGCTGGTGCTCAAGCACAATAG GTATTTTGTTGAGAGTGCCTTCCCGGATGTGATCCAGCGGCTTCTGCAGGACCCCGTGATCCGTGATTGTCGTCTCCGCACTGCAGACGGAGCGGACACTGAGCTTATTACTGAAGTCATCCAGAGCAAGTCATTG ATTTCCAAGCCTATTGAAGAAAAGGGAAGCACTTCTACCTCACAGCAGCCTGGCGATGGACAAACTTTAACCCAGCCGGTGCCTGATGACATCTTCAGCTACTATGAGCAGATggataaagaagaagaggaggaggaagagactcAGACTGTGTCTTTTGAGATCCGCCAG GAGATGATCGAAGAGCTGCAGAAGCGTTGTATCCAGACGGAGTACCCCCTCCTAGCCGAGTACGACTTTCGCAATGACACAGTCAACCCGGACATCAACATTGACCTGAAGCCCACTGCTGTGCTGCGGCCCTATCAGGAGAAGAGTTTGCGCAAGATGTTTGGGAATGGACGTGCTCGCTCTGGGGTCATCGTGCTGCCCTGCG GAGCGGGAAAATCCCTGGTGGGCGTGACAGCGGCTTGCACAGTGCGTAAACGCTGCCTGGTGCTGGGGAACTCCTCGGTGTCAGTGGAGCAGTGGAAGGCTCAGTTCAAGATGTGGTCCACCATCGATGACTCTCAGATCTGCCGCTTCACCTCAGACGCCAAGGACAAGCCCATCGGCTGCTCAGTAGCCATCAGCACCTACTCCATGCTGGGCCACACCACCAAGCGCTCCTGGGAGGCCGAGAAAGTCATGGAGTGGATGCGGAGCCAGGAGTGGGGACTCATTATCCTGGATGAGGTGCACACTATCCCTG CCAAGATGTTTCGTCGGGTTCTGACCATTGTCCAGGCACATTGCAAAATGGGGCTCACTGCCACACTGGTCAGGGAAGACGACAAGATTGTGGACCTGAATTTCCTAATTGGGCCGAAACTATTTGAGGCCAACTGGATGGAATTGCAGAACAATGGCTACATTGCCAAAGTCCAGTGTGCAGAG GTGTGGTGCCCGATGTCTCCAGAGTTTTACAGGGAGTACGTGTCCATCAAGACGAAGAAGCGCATCCTGTTTTATACAATGAACCCCAATAAGTTCCGCGCCTGCCAGTTTCTCATCCGCTTCCACGAGCGTCGTAATGACAAGATTATGGTCTTTGCTGACAACGTGTTTGCCTTGAAGGAGTACGCCATTCGCCTCAACAA GCCTTACATCTATGGTCCAACTTCTCAGGGGGAACGAATGCAGATTTTACAGAACTTCAAACACAACCCCAAAATCAACACCATTTTCATCTCCAAG GTTGGAGACACCTCGTTTGACCTGCCAGAAGCCAATGTTCTGATTCAGATCTCCTCTCATGGCGGCTCACGTCGACAGGAGGCCCAGAGGCTTGGCAGAGTCTTACGAGCTAAGAAAG GAATGGTAGCAGAGGAGTACAACGCATACTTCTACTCGCTGGTGTCCCAGGACACCCAGGAGATGGCTTACTCCACCAAGAGGCAGAGGTTCCTGGTGGACCAAGGTTACAGCTTTAAG gTGATCACAAAGTTGGCTGGTATGGAGGAAGAGGACCTAATGTTCTCCACAAAAGATGAGCAACAGCAGCTGCTTCAGAAGGTTCTAGCTGCTTCAGACCTCGACGCTGAGGAGGAATTGGTGGCAGGGGAGGTTGGCGGACGACCACAG TTCTCCAGGCGAACAGGGACCATGAGCTCCATGTCGGGTGCAGATGACACCGTCTACATGGAATATCGAGGCAGCAAAGCCTCATTAGGCAAGAACATTCATCCCCTGTTCAAGCGCTTCAGAAAGTAG
- the ercc3 gene encoding general transcription and DNA repair factor IIH helicase subunit XPB isoform X2, producing the protein MITLHAPFGWLQMDTSSWKPSHQCTTVSVGLQTSDIVEYLQKLSKTSVPDGIVQFIKLCTMSYGKVKLVLKHNRYFVESAFPDVIQRLLQDPVIRDCRLRTADGADTELITEVIQSKSLISKPIEEKGSTSTSQQPGDGQTLTQPVPDDIFSYYEQMDKEEEEEEETQTVSFEIRQEMIEELQKRCIQTEYPLLAEYDFRNDTVNPDINIDLKPTAVLRPYQEKSLRKMFGNGRARSGVIVLPCGAGKSLVGVTAACTVRKRCLVLGNSSVSVEQWKAQFKMWSTIDDSQICRFTSDAKDKPIGCSVAISTYSMLGHTTKRSWEAEKVMEWMRSQEWGLIILDEVHTIPAKMFRRVLTIVQAHCKMGLTATLVREDDKIVDLNFLIGPKLFEANWMELQNNGYIAKVQCAEVWCPMSPEFYREYVSIKTKKRILFYTMNPNKFRACQFLIRFHERRNDKIMVFADNVFALKEYAIRLNKPYIYGPTSQGERMQILQNFKHNPKINTIFISKVGDTSFDLPEANVLIQISSHGGSRRQEAQRLGRVLRAKKGMVAEEYNAYFYSLVSQDTQEMAYSTKRQRFLVDQGYSFKVITKLAGMEEEDLMFSTKDEQQQLLQKVLAASDLDAEEELVAGEVGGRPQFSRRTGTMSSMSGADDTVYMEYRGSKASLGKNIHPLFKRFRK; encoded by the exons ATGATCACACTTCACGCCCCCTTTGGGTG gctccaGATGGACACATCTTCCTGGAAGCCTTCTCACCAGTGTACAA CGGTCAGTGTGGGGCTGCAGACCTCTGATATTGTAGAATACCTGCAGAAACTCAGCAAGACGTCAGTACCTGATGGAATCGTGCAGTTCATTAAG CTCTGCACAATGAGCTATGGCAAAGTCAAGCTGGTGCTCAAGCACAATAG GTATTTTGTTGAGAGTGCCTTCCCGGATGTGATCCAGCGGCTTCTGCAGGACCCCGTGATCCGTGATTGTCGTCTCCGCACTGCAGACGGAGCGGACACTGAGCTTATTACTGAAGTCATCCAGAGCAAGTCATTG ATTTCCAAGCCTATTGAAGAAAAGGGAAGCACTTCTACCTCACAGCAGCCTGGCGATGGACAAACTTTAACCCAGCCGGTGCCTGATGACATCTTCAGCTACTATGAGCAGATggataaagaagaagaggaggaggaagagactcAGACTGTGTCTTTTGAGATCCGCCAG GAGATGATCGAAGAGCTGCAGAAGCGTTGTATCCAGACGGAGTACCCCCTCCTAGCCGAGTACGACTTTCGCAATGACACAGTCAACCCGGACATCAACATTGACCTGAAGCCCACTGCTGTGCTGCGGCCCTATCAGGAGAAGAGTTTGCGCAAGATGTTTGGGAATGGACGTGCTCGCTCTGGGGTCATCGTGCTGCCCTGCG GAGCGGGAAAATCCCTGGTGGGCGTGACAGCGGCTTGCACAGTGCGTAAACGCTGCCTGGTGCTGGGGAACTCCTCGGTGTCAGTGGAGCAGTGGAAGGCTCAGTTCAAGATGTGGTCCACCATCGATGACTCTCAGATCTGCCGCTTCACCTCAGACGCCAAGGACAAGCCCATCGGCTGCTCAGTAGCCATCAGCACCTACTCCATGCTGGGCCACACCACCAAGCGCTCCTGGGAGGCCGAGAAAGTCATGGAGTGGATGCGGAGCCAGGAGTGGGGACTCATTATCCTGGATGAGGTGCACACTATCCCTG CCAAGATGTTTCGTCGGGTTCTGACCATTGTCCAGGCACATTGCAAAATGGGGCTCACTGCCACACTGGTCAGGGAAGACGACAAGATTGTGGACCTGAATTTCCTAATTGGGCCGAAACTATTTGAGGCCAACTGGATGGAATTGCAGAACAATGGCTACATTGCCAAAGTCCAGTGTGCAGAG GTGTGGTGCCCGATGTCTCCAGAGTTTTACAGGGAGTACGTGTCCATCAAGACGAAGAAGCGCATCCTGTTTTATACAATGAACCCCAATAAGTTCCGCGCCTGCCAGTTTCTCATCCGCTTCCACGAGCGTCGTAATGACAAGATTATGGTCTTTGCTGACAACGTGTTTGCCTTGAAGGAGTACGCCATTCGCCTCAACAA GCCTTACATCTATGGTCCAACTTCTCAGGGGGAACGAATGCAGATTTTACAGAACTTCAAACACAACCCCAAAATCAACACCATTTTCATCTCCAAG GTTGGAGACACCTCGTTTGACCTGCCAGAAGCCAATGTTCTGATTCAGATCTCCTCTCATGGCGGCTCACGTCGACAGGAGGCCCAGAGGCTTGGCAGAGTCTTACGAGCTAAGAAAG GAATGGTAGCAGAGGAGTACAACGCATACTTCTACTCGCTGGTGTCCCAGGACACCCAGGAGATGGCTTACTCCACCAAGAGGCAGAGGTTCCTGGTGGACCAAGGTTACAGCTTTAAG gTGATCACAAAGTTGGCTGGTATGGAGGAAGAGGACCTAATGTTCTCCACAAAAGATGAGCAACAGCAGCTGCTTCAGAAGGTTCTAGCTGCTTCAGACCTCGACGCTGAGGAGGAATTGGTGGCAGGGGAGGTTGGCGGACGACCACAG TTCTCCAGGCGAACAGGGACCATGAGCTCCATGTCGGGTGCAGATGACACCGTCTACATGGAATATCGAGGCAGCAAAGCCTCATTAGGCAAGAACATTCATCCCCTGTTCAAGCGCTTCAGAAAGTAG
- the gpalpp1 gene encoding GPALPP motifs-containing protein 1, with translation MSSDKPMGPAVPRKFRKEESDEDSDSDDGFSGPALPPGYKRGEPSSSSDDSEQEVSTKRMKTQHTAAEKVQSTNVQQTDDDGFFGPVLPPGFKKQQCSPERPPMLGPALPPGFRRAAYENDDDEDKDGEDGEDFPGPALPPGYQAESSSSEAEDEDVIGPMPPTEPVENPVALDFERRARKMKDKLTGDNTPEVEARETWMTELPPELQHIGLGARTFKKKSGPENKDRTIWTDTPLDRERKIEERLEKKKKGEVEEVYVPQVSQKDLEMAKKVSQHNETKRAESLVSLHTKKMKEKAKEKADAPVERRAFDRDEDLQVNRFDEAQKQRLLKKSQELNTRFSHSTDKMFL, from the exons ATGTCGTCTGACAAACCAATGGGACCTGCTGTACCCCGGAAGTTCAGAAAGGAAGAAAGCGACGAAGATTCTGATTCCGACGATGGAT TCTCTGGCCCCGCTTTGCCTCCCGGCTATAAACGGGGAGAACCGTCGAGCTCCTCGGATGACAGTGAACAGGAGGTGTCGACCAAAAgaatgaaaacacaacacacagctgCAGAAAA gGTGCAAAGCACAAATGTACAACAAACAGACGATGATGGTTTTTTTGGACCAGTATTACCACCAGGATTCAAGAAACAACAGTGTTCACCTGAAAG GCCACCTATGCTGGGACCAGCTTTGCCTCCTGGTTTTCGCAGAGCAGCATATGAAAATGACGATGATGAGGATAAAGATggtgaggatggagaggattTCCCAGGGCCTGCCCTACCCCCTGGCTACCAGGCAGAGTCCTCCAGCAGCGAGGCTGAGGACGAGGACGTGATTGGACCCATGCCGCCCACAGAGCCTGTTGAAAACCCAGTGGCGCTGGACTTTGAGCGCAGAGCACGCAAGATGAAAGACAAGCTGACAGGAGAT AACACACCTGAGGTGGAGGCCAGAGAAACATGGATGACAGAGCTCCCACCAGAATTGCAGCACATTGGCTTGGGGGCCAGGACCTTCAAGAAGAAGTCTGGTCCAGAGAACAAGGATCGCACTATTTGGACGGATACGCCACTAGACAGGGAGCGCAAGATTGAG GAACGccttgagaaaaagaagaaaggtgaAGTAGAAGAAGTCTATGTCCCACAAGTCTCCCAGAAGGACCTGGAAATGGCAAAGAAAGTGTCTCAGCATAAC GAGACCAAACGTGCTGAGTCTCTGGTGAGTTTGCACACAAAGAAGATGAAGGAAAAAGCCAAGGAGAAGGCTGATGCACCAGTGGAAAGGAGAGCATTCGATCGTGATGAAGACCTGCAGGTGAATCGCTTTGATGAAGCGCAGAAGCAGCGGCTGCTGAAGAAATCTCAGGAACTGAACACCCGATTCTCCCACAGCACGGACAAAATGTTCCTGTGA
- the gtf2f2a gene encoding general transcription factor IIF subunit 2 isoform X1 has translation MSEKGEVDLTGAKQNTGVWLVKVPKYLSQQWAKATGRGDVGKLRICKKGNQGKAEVSFTLNEELTVIDGIEDKTVLAPRDHPFIMQTVAGQMLAVFTENSSGQSEERSDGSSSVSGAGAGPDKIALEGVVVQRAECRPAVSESYMRLKRLQIEELAKPVRLSQQLKQAVTSNYKPVANHTYNIEYERKKKEEGKRARADKQQVLDMLFSAFEKHQFYNIKDLVDITKQPVIYLKEILRDIGIYNVKGKYKNTWELKPEYRHYQGEEKTD, from the exons atgtcagaGAAAGGAGAGGTGGATTTAACTGGTGCCAAACAGAACACCGGCGTGTGGCTTGTGAAG GTACCCAAATATCTCTCTCAGCAATGGGCGAAAGCGACGGGCAGAGGGGACGTCGGGAAACTCCGAATATGCAA GAAAGGAAACCAAGGAAAAGCAGAG GTGTCATTCACTTTAAATGAAGAGCTGACTGTGATCGACGGTATCGAAGACAAGACGGTGTTGGCGCCTCGCGACCACCCTTTCATCATGCAGACGGTGGCGGGTCAGATGCTGGCGGTCTTCACAGAGAACTCATCAG GCCAGTCAGAAGAAAGATCTGATGGCAGCAGCTCAGTTTCGGGGGCGGGGGCAGGTCCAG ATAAAATCGCCTTGGAGGGAGTGGTTGTGCAGAGAGCAGAGTGCAGACCTGCTGTTAGTGAAAGCTATATGAGGCTGAAGAG GTTGCAGATTGAAGAGTTGGCCAAGCCGGTCCGGCTGTCACAACAGTTGAAACAAGCTGTCACCAGCAACTACAAACCGGTGGCCAACCATACTTACAAT ATCGAGTACGAgcggaaaaagaaggaggagggcaaGAGAGCCAGAGCAGACAAACAGCAGGTGTTGGACATGTTGTTTTCTGCTTTTGAGAAGCATCAGTTCTACAACATCAAAGACCTAGTGGACATCACCAAACAGCCTGTG ATTTACTTGAAGGAAATCTTGCGTGACATCGGCATCTACAATGTGAAGGGGAAATACAAGAACACCTGGGAGCTCAAACCGGAATACCGACATTACCAAGGCGAGGAAAAGACTGACTAG
- the gtf2f2a gene encoding general transcription factor IIF subunit 2 isoform X2 gives MSEKGEVDLTGAKQNTGVWLVKVPKYLSQQWAKATGRGDVGKLRICKKGNQGKAEVSFTLNEELTVIDGIEDKTVLAPRDHPFIMQTVAGQMLAVFTENSSDKIALEGVVVQRAECRPAVSESYMRLKRLQIEELAKPVRLSQQLKQAVTSNYKPVANHTYNIEYERKKKEEGKRARADKQQVLDMLFSAFEKHQFYNIKDLVDITKQPVIYLKEILRDIGIYNVKGKYKNTWELKPEYRHYQGEEKTD, from the exons atgtcagaGAAAGGAGAGGTGGATTTAACTGGTGCCAAACAGAACACCGGCGTGTGGCTTGTGAAG GTACCCAAATATCTCTCTCAGCAATGGGCGAAAGCGACGGGCAGAGGGGACGTCGGGAAACTCCGAATATGCAA GAAAGGAAACCAAGGAAAAGCAGAG GTGTCATTCACTTTAAATGAAGAGCTGACTGTGATCGACGGTATCGAAGACAAGACGGTGTTGGCGCCTCGCGACCACCCTTTCATCATGCAGACGGTGGCGGGTCAGATGCTGGCGGTCTTCACAGAGAACTCATCAG ATAAAATCGCCTTGGAGGGAGTGGTTGTGCAGAGAGCAGAGTGCAGACCTGCTGTTAGTGAAAGCTATATGAGGCTGAAGAG GTTGCAGATTGAAGAGTTGGCCAAGCCGGTCCGGCTGTCACAACAGTTGAAACAAGCTGTCACCAGCAACTACAAACCGGTGGCCAACCATACTTACAAT ATCGAGTACGAgcggaaaaagaaggaggagggcaaGAGAGCCAGAGCAGACAAACAGCAGGTGTTGGACATGTTGTTTTCTGCTTTTGAGAAGCATCAGTTCTACAACATCAAAGACCTAGTGGACATCACCAAACAGCCTGTG ATTTACTTGAAGGAAATCTTGCGTGACATCGGCATCTACAATGTGAAGGGGAAATACAAGAACACCTGGGAGCTCAAACCGGAATACCGACATTACCAAGGCGAGGAAAAGACTGACTAG